In one window of Nodosilinea sp. PGN35 DNA:
- a CDS encoding CHAT domain-containing protein — MQTILILAANPKNTSRLRLDEELRDIEEGLRRAQHRDRFTLTQRLAVRPRDIQRAMLEETPQIVHFSGHGDGPEGLMFEEESGNAKLVSGAALANLFELFADPAHNPDPVHCVVLNGCYSEAQAEAIAERVPYVVGMTQAVGDRAAIDFAVGFYDALGAGRTVEFAFRLGCAAIDLAGKPESATPILINKKAPPSPPPPHSPTPSPHPSSSPPPPQSSITIPQDRTQLYQFLLSLPGPQFDAVVFDLNPPRGNVPPSSAPQGDRVSALLNWLESPIGPATKLEVLRTSLNNLLNPQ, encoded by the coding sequence ATGCAAACAATCCTCATTCTGGCCGCCAACCCCAAAAACACCAGCCGCCTGCGCCTCGACGAAGAGCTGCGCGATATCGAAGAGGGCCTCAGGCGGGCGCAGCACCGCGATCGCTTTACCCTGACTCAGCGGCTAGCGGTGCGCCCCCGCGACATTCAGCGGGCCATGCTCGAAGAGACGCCGCAGATCGTTCACTTCTCGGGCCATGGCGACGGCCCAGAGGGATTGATGTTTGAGGAGGAAAGCGGCAATGCCAAGCTGGTTTCTGGCGCAGCCCTGGCCAATCTGTTTGAGCTATTTGCCGACCCGGCCCACAACCCCGACCCGGTGCACTGCGTAGTGCTCAACGGCTGCTACTCCGAAGCGCAGGCGGAAGCCATTGCCGAGCGCGTGCCCTACGTGGTGGGCATGACCCAGGCCGTGGGCGACCGAGCGGCGATCGATTTTGCCGTGGGCTTTTACGATGCCCTCGGGGCCGGGCGCACCGTTGAGTTTGCCTTTAGGCTCGGCTGCGCCGCCATCGACCTGGCAGGCAAACCAGAAAGCGCCACCCCCATCCTGATCAACAAAAAAGCCCCCCCATCTCCCCCACCCCCTCACTCCCCCACCCCCTCCCCCCACCCCTCCTCATCTCCCCCACCTCCCCAATCCTCCATAACCATCCCCCAAGACCGCACCCAGCTCTACCAGTTCTTACTCAGCCTCCCCGGCCCGCAGTTTGACGCGGTGGTGTTTGACCTCAACCCGCCCCGAGGCAATGTGCCGCCCTCAAGCGCTCCCCAGGGCGATCGCGTCTCAGCTTTGCTGAACTGGCTAGAAAGCCCCATTGGCCCGGCCACAAAACTAGAGGTGCTCAGAACCTCCCTAAACAACCTGCTAAACCCTCAGTAG
- a CDS encoding glucose-1-phosphate adenylyltransferase, translated as MKSVLAIILGGGAGTRLYPLTKFRAKPAVSLAGKYRLIDIPVSNCINSEIHKIYVLTQFNSASLNRHIGRAYQFSQFTEGFVEVLAAQQTPESPSWFQGTADAVRKYLWLFDSWNVEDFIILSGDHLYRMDYSLFVQRHRATNADITLSVVPIGYKQASDFGLMKVDGTGRVVDFSEKPKGEALEKMKVDTTSLGLSPEQATEKPFIASMGIYVFKKQVLIDLLRKNLDQTDFGKEIIPASSRDYNVQAYLFDGYWEDIGTIEAFYEANLALTRQPFPDFSFYHEDAPIYTRARYLPPNKLQDCQITQSSITEGCILKNCRIHHSVIGLRQRINADCIIEDSLLMGADYYEPLSESSQHLTRGKIPMGIGEGSVIRRAIIDKNARIGRNVQIVNKDNVQEAEREDLGFYIRSGIVVVLKNAVIPDGMII; from the coding sequence GTGAAATCAGTTCTGGCCATTATCTTAGGGGGCGGTGCCGGCACTCGCCTTTATCCACTGACCAAATTTCGGGCTAAGCCAGCGGTTTCTTTGGCCGGTAAATATCGCTTAATTGATATTCCCGTAAGTAACTGCATTAACTCTGAAATTCACAAAATCTATGTGCTGACTCAGTTCAACTCCGCCTCGTTGAACCGGCACATCGGTCGGGCCTACCAGTTTTCCCAGTTCACCGAAGGCTTTGTGGAAGTGCTGGCGGCTCAGCAAACCCCTGAGAGCCCCAGCTGGTTTCAGGGCACCGCCGACGCCGTGCGCAAATACCTGTGGCTGTTCGACTCCTGGAATGTAGAGGACTTCATCATCCTCTCTGGGGATCACCTCTACCGCATGGACTACAGCCTGTTTGTGCAGCGCCACCGGGCCACCAACGCCGATATCACGCTGTCGGTGGTGCCCATTGGCTACAAGCAGGCCTCCGACTTTGGCCTGATGAAGGTTGACGGCACCGGGCGCGTGGTTGACTTTAGCGAAAAGCCCAAGGGCGAAGCGCTGGAGAAAATGAAGGTGGACACCACCTCCCTCGGCCTCAGCCCAGAGCAGGCAACGGAGAAACCGTTTATTGCCTCCATGGGCATCTACGTGTTCAAGAAGCAGGTTTTAATCGATCTGCTGCGCAAGAACCTCGATCAGACCGATTTCGGCAAAGAAATTATTCCGGCCTCGTCGCGCGACTACAATGTGCAGGCCTACCTGTTCGATGGCTACTGGGAAGACATTGGCACCATCGAAGCCTTCTACGAGGCCAACCTGGCGCTGACGCGGCAGCCCTTCCCCGACTTCAGCTTTTACCACGAAGACGCGCCTATCTACACCCGCGCCCGCTATCTGCCCCCCAACAAGCTGCAAGACTGTCAGATCACCCAGTCGAGCATCACCGAGGGCTGCATTCTCAAAAACTGCCGCATTCACCACTCGGTAATTGGGCTGCGCCAGCGCATCAACGCCGACTGCATCATCGAAGACTCGCTGCTGATGGGAGCCGACTACTACGAGCCGCTCTCGGAGAGCAGCCAGCACCTCACCCGAGGCAAAATTCCCATGGGCATTGGCGAAGGCTCGGTGATTCGCCGCGCCATTATCGACAAGAACGCCCGCATTGGCCGCAACGTGCAGATCGTCAACAAAGATAATGTGCAGGAGGCCGAGCGCGAAGACCTGGGCTTCTACATTCGCAGCGGCATTGTCGTGGTGCTGAAGAATGCGGTGATACCCGACGGCATGATCATCTAG
- a CDS encoding NACHT domain-containing NTPase has product MVSGDSNHINQSYTVNYYHGLPETRPAPTRTDRNEKTLINAVWTEVEDRLRQSLHNAILIRLDMADQRSQVSRPWDSELRTADQKAKPLTPGIPIAEVFDRRDVGGKLLVLGNPGAGKTTTMLDLAATLVQRANGDPDEPIPVMVNLSSWQNPKQSFTDWFLNELKLKYGVSAKLGQTWLSERKLLPLLDGLDELPPDRQEPVVQGINAWLQSDTGAPHLLVCSRLEDTNSTPASSTSTGPSA; this is encoded by the coding sequence GTGGTGTCTGGAGATAGCAACCACATCAATCAGTCGTACACGGTTAACTATTACCATGGTCTGCCAGAAACTCGGCCCGCGCCCACCCGCACAGACCGCAACGAAAAGACCCTAATCAACGCGGTGTGGACGGAGGTGGAGGATCGCCTGCGCCAGTCGCTGCACAATGCGATTTTGATTCGCCTCGACATGGCCGATCAGCGCAGCCAGGTCAGCCGCCCCTGGGATAGCGAACTGCGCACCGCTGACCAAAAAGCCAAGCCCCTGACCCCTGGCATCCCCATCGCCGAGGTGTTTGACCGTCGCGATGTGGGCGGCAAGCTGCTGGTGCTGGGCAACCCTGGTGCTGGCAAAACCACCACCATGCTCGACCTGGCGGCAACCCTGGTGCAGCGGGCCAATGGCGATCCCGATGAACCCATTCCGGTAATGGTGAACCTGTCGTCGTGGCAAAACCCCAAACAGAGCTTTACCGACTGGTTTTTGAATGAGCTAAAGCTGAAGTATGGCGTGTCAGCAAAGCTAGGCCAAACCTGGCTAAGCGAAAGAAAGCTACTGCCCCTGCTGGATGGCCTCGATGAGCTGCCCCCTGATCGCCAAGAGCCTGTAGTGCAAGGCATAAACGCCTGGCTGCAAAGCGACACCGGGGCACCCCATCTGCTGGTGTGCAGCCGCTTAGAAGATACGAACTCTACGCCAGCAAGCTCGACCTCAACGGGGCCATCTGCCTGA
- a CDS encoding peptide ABC transporter substrate-binding protein, producing the protein MNVRVVAAAGLCLLLFGGCRAPESSQPETGTDTATTAADDTLRLLYWQAPTILNPHFSSGFKDSEASRITLEPLASFDAEGNMVLFLAAEEPTLDNGGVAADGTAVTWKLKEGITWSDGTPFTAEDVAFTYEFIVNPEVATVNAGTYELVESVEALDDTTVRITFKEPNPAWYLVFTGTEGMVLPKHLFEAYNGPNGREAPANTRPVGTGPYRVTSFTPGDVIVYEANPNYRDADQLAFSRVELKGGGDATSAARAVLQTGDVDYANNLQVEAAILEQFEAAGQGAVVANFGSLVERVIFNFTDPNRATADGETSSTEFPHPAFSDPQVRQAINLAIDRDTIAAQLYGPTGQATSNFLVAPGPFASANTSYDYDPETAAALLDAAGWVDSNSNGTRDKDGQEMQLVFQTSVNPVRQKTQEIVKQSLEQIGIGVELKSIDASVYFSGDPASRETLERFAADLQMFATGNTNPDPGSYMQTYTCNEIAQKANNWSGSNYARYCNPEYDALWQQAAATLDPEERQDLFIQMNDLLIEDAAVMPIVHRADVSGVSNRLTGISLTPWDLTTWNIADWRRP; encoded by the coding sequence ATGAACGTTCGCGTCGTCGCTGCCGCTGGTCTGTGTCTGCTGTTGTTTGGCGGCTGTCGAGCGCCGGAGAGTTCTCAACCTGAAACTGGCACTGACACAGCTACTACCGCCGCTGACGACACCCTGCGGCTGCTCTACTGGCAGGCCCCCACCATTCTCAACCCCCACTTTTCCAGCGGGTTCAAAGATTCCGAGGCCAGCCGCATTACCCTTGAACCCCTGGCCAGCTTTGACGCCGAGGGCAACATGGTACTGTTCTTAGCTGCCGAAGAGCCCACCCTCGACAACGGCGGCGTGGCCGCCGACGGCACCGCCGTCACCTGGAAGCTCAAGGAAGGCATCACCTGGTCAGACGGCACCCCCTTCACCGCCGAGGATGTGGCCTTTACCTACGAGTTCATCGTCAACCCGGAGGTGGCCACGGTCAATGCCGGTACCTACGAGCTGGTGGAGAGTGTGGAGGCCCTGGACGACACCACCGTGCGCATCACCTTTAAAGAGCCCAACCCCGCCTGGTATCTGGTGTTTACCGGCACCGAGGGCATGGTGCTGCCCAAGCACCTGTTTGAAGCCTACAACGGCCCCAACGGTCGCGAGGCCCCCGCCAACACCAGGCCCGTGGGCACTGGCCCCTACCGGGTCACCAGCTTTACCCCCGGCGATGTGATTGTCTATGAGGCCAACCCCAACTACCGCGACGCCGACCAGCTTGCCTTTAGCCGGGTCGAGCTCAAGGGCGGCGGCGATGCCACCTCGGCGGCGCGGGCGGTGCTGCAAACCGGCGATGTAGACTACGCCAACAACCTCCAGGTCGAGGCCGCCATTCTCGAACAGTTTGAGGCGGCGGGCCAGGGCGCGGTGGTGGCCAACTTTGGCTCCCTAGTCGAGCGAGTGATCTTTAACTTTACCGACCCCAACCGGGCCACCGCCGACGGTGAAACCTCCAGCACCGAGTTTCCACACCCCGCCTTTAGCGACCCCCAGGTACGCCAGGCCATCAATCTGGCGATCGATCGCGACACCATCGCCGCCCAGCTCTACGGCCCCACTGGCCAGGCCACCAGCAATTTTCTCGTCGCCCCCGGCCCCTTTGCCTCGGCCAACACCAGCTACGACTACGACCCTGAGACCGCCGCCGCCCTGCTCGATGCCGCAGGCTGGGTCGATAGCAACAGCAACGGCACTCGCGACAAAGACGGCCAGGAGATGCAGTTGGTCTTTCAGACCTCAGTCAACCCAGTGCGCCAAAAAACCCAGGAGATTGTCAAACAATCCCTGGAGCAGATCGGCATCGGCGTAGAGCTAAAGAGCATCGACGCCAGCGTCTATTTCTCCGGCGACCCCGCTAGCCGCGAAACCCTCGAGCGCTTCGCCGCCGACCTGCAAATGTTTGCCACCGGCAACACCAACCCCGACCCTGGCTCCTACATGCAGACCTACACCTGCAACGAAATTGCCCAAAAGGCCAACAACTGGTCTGGCAGCAACTACGCCCGCTACTGCAACCCCGAGTACGACGCCCTCTGGCAGCAGGCCGCCGCCACCCTCGACCCCGAAGAGCGCCAGGATCTCTTTATTCAAATGAACGACTTGCTGATCGAAGATGCCGCCGTTATGCCCATCGTTCACCGCGCCGATGTCTCCGGCGTCAGCAACCGCCTCACCGGCATCAGCCTCACCCCCTGGGATCTCACTACCTGGAACATCGCTGACTGGAGGCGGCCCTAG
- a CDS encoding Nif3-like dinuclear metal center hexameric protein, with product MALAIADLISKLEAWASPAWQEDWDNCGWQVQPGLLDEPAQVLVCLTPTLAVMAEALKLRDQGVGVNLILAHHPLIFSPLKRVTEGDPVGDMVRQAIAHHIGIYTAHTNFDQVQDGTADLLAQVLHLQNSEPVVPTQPGIGYGRVGDLSPALTLQDLLDLIQAKLSPPRLIYSPAADLTQKIDRLAVLGGSGASFMGAVAKTGAQAYLTSDCKFHQFQEGRDRHLVLIDAGHYATERPACDRLAELVRQWGAPWAQLSTADEDFRQFWG from the coding sequence ATGGCCCTTGCGATCGCCGATCTGATCTCCAAACTCGAAGCCTGGGCCAGCCCCGCCTGGCAAGAAGACTGGGATAACTGCGGCTGGCAGGTGCAGCCCGGCCTGCTCGACGAACCGGCCCAGGTGCTGGTGTGCCTCACCCCCACCCTAGCGGTGATGGCCGAAGCCCTCAAGCTGCGGGACCAGGGCGTGGGCGTCAACCTGATTTTGGCCCACCACCCGCTGATCTTTAGCCCGCTGAAGCGGGTCACCGAGGGCGACCCGGTGGGGGATATGGTGCGGCAGGCGATCGCCCACCACATCGGCATCTACACCGCCCACACCAACTTTGACCAGGTGCAAGACGGCACCGCTGACCTGCTGGCCCAGGTGCTGCACCTGCAAAACTCAGAGCCCGTGGTGCCCACCCAGCCCGGCATTGGCTACGGGCGCGTGGGCGACCTCAGCCCGGCCCTCACTCTGCAAGACCTGCTCGATCTCATCCAGGCTAAGCTTTCGCCGCCGCGCCTGATCTATTCCCCCGCCGCCGACCTGACTCAGAAAATCGATCGCTTAGCGGTTCTAGGTGGGTCTGGAGCCAGCTTCATGGGGGCGGTAGCCAAAACCGGGGCGCAGGCCTACCTGACCTCAGACTGCAAGTTTCACCAGTTTCAGGAAGGGCGCGATCGCCACCTGGTGCTGATCGACGCGGGCCACTACGCCACCGAGCGCCCGGCCTGCGATCGCCTGGCGGAGCTTGTGCGGCAGTGGGGCGCTCCCTGGGCGCAGCTCAGCACCGCCGACGAAGATTTTCGCCAATTTTGGGGCTGA
- a CDS encoding substrate-binding domain-containing protein, whose amino-acid sequence MAIQFLRLAPPQAVFVARAVALALTTAAIAAIAADRLLAEAPAPLPGAVSIPTELPAETVLRLDGSSSMAIANADWRDRFLERFPNASVELGASRTDTALRALIEGDLDIVAAGRPLSAAERSQGLVELPIEREKIAIIVGPDNPFDGSLSFDQFARLFRGEIGSWAEVGGTSAPVRVVDRPAHSDTRMALRRYAAFEGAAFGTGSTADPVEDDDTEAVIDALGADGIGYAVASQVLGRSDVRILAMHGTLPEDPRYPYSQHRAYVYNAANPTPASLAFLGLVLNGPAQADVQALAPPETAPETAPETPSPAAIATPILSPAPAAPEAAPVPQANPAIDTAPVRRFPWWLLGIPAVGGLLWWLLKGKRPPVASPTADPWADAVKAPRLSPKIVEPARLNPKAVVSRPGAIQTVTVHSRHNAVLLSGDQMQYLQDQVAATYSLDPGSYILRIRAGGFNYGDNTQPGEPWVLLWIYGGQVSNLKTGVWVNSTWSTLNGYGDTLSLEVDEPAQLCAFFMDTFPENNTNALTLSVIRL is encoded by the coding sequence ATGGCAATTCAATTTCTGCGGCTGGCTCCTCCTCAGGCCGTTTTTGTGGCTCGGGCCGTGGCGCTGGCGCTAACCACGGCGGCGATCGCCGCGATCGCCGCCGACCGCCTTCTGGCCGAGGCCCCAGCCCCTCTCCCCGGTGCGGTCTCGATTCCCACTGAGCTACCGGCAGAGACGGTGCTGCGCCTTGATGGCTCTAGCAGTATGGCGATCGCCAACGCAGACTGGCGCGATCGCTTTCTCGAACGCTTCCCCAATGCCTCGGTGGAGCTGGGCGCTAGCCGCACCGATACGGCCCTGAGGGCCTTAATCGAGGGAGATTTAGATATTGTGGCCGCCGGCCGACCGCTGAGCGCCGCCGAACGCAGCCAGGGACTGGTGGAATTGCCCATCGAGCGCGAAAAAATAGCGATTATTGTTGGCCCGGACAACCCCTTCGACGGCAGCCTCAGCTTTGACCAGTTTGCCCGCCTGTTTCGCGGTGAAATTGGCAGCTGGGCAGAGGTCGGTGGTACCTCCGCCCCTGTGCGCGTAGTCGATCGCCCCGCCCACAGCGATACCCGTATGGCCCTGAGGCGGTACGCCGCCTTTGAGGGGGCCGCCTTTGGCACTGGCTCTACCGCCGACCCGGTCGAGGACGACGACACCGAAGCCGTGATCGACGCCCTGGGCGCTGACGGCATCGGCTATGCGGTGGCTTCCCAGGTGCTGGGCCGCAGCGATGTGCGGATTTTGGCCATGCACGGCACCCTGCCCGAGGATCCCCGCTACCCCTATTCTCAGCATCGGGCCTACGTCTACAACGCCGCCAACCCGACCCCGGCGAGCCTGGCCTTCCTGGGCCTGGTACTCAACGGCCCTGCCCAGGCCGATGTTCAGGCTCTCGCACCGCCAGAGACAGCACCAGAGACAGCGCCAGAGACGCCATCTCCCGCCGCGATCGCAACCCCAATTCTCTCCCCCGCGCCCGCTGCCCCGGAGGCCGCCCCAGTGCCCCAGGCTAACCCTGCGATCGACACCGCTCCGGTGAGGCGATTTCCCTGGTGGCTGCTGGGCATTCCCGCAGTGGGAGGGCTGTTGTGGTGGCTGCTCAAGGGTAAGCGCCCCCCGGTAGCCTCCCCTACCGCCGACCCCTGGGCCGATGCAGTCAAAGCCCCCAGGCTAAGCCCAAAGATCGTCGAGCCCGCCCGCCTCAACCCTAAGGCGGTGGTCTCCAGACCTGGCGCGATTCAAACCGTGACCGTACACAGTCGCCACAACGCCGTCTTGCTCAGCGGCGACCAAATGCAGTACCTGCAAGATCAAGTGGCTGCCACCTACAGCCTCGATCCCGGTTCCTACATCCTTCGCATTAGAGCAGGGGGCTTTAACTACGGAGACAACACCCAGCCTGGCGAACCCTGGGTACTGCTGTGGATCTACGGCGGCCAAGTTTCAAACTTGAAAACTGGCGTCTGGGTCAACAGCACCTGGTCAACCCTCAACGGCTATGGCGACACCCTTTCCCTGGAGGTGGATGAACCCGCCCAACTCTGCGCCTTTTTCATGGATACTTTTCCCGAAAACAACACCAACGCCCTCACGCTGTCGGTAATCAGGCTGTAG
- a CDS encoding ATP-binding protein, whose translation MTRDQIPVPLLMLVGVPGSGKSTWARDFVLANPRYCIVSTDAIRAQLYGDAAIQGDWLRIWQQVIAQWQQAIAAIHQGSLAGVIYDATNARRRHRREAIAAARQTGFTAITLVWFDVPLSLALERNRGRGAEVGPGGRSQPVPADIIAAMHRQLQGAPPSVQEGVDRVLILGADRYPGLPSQSADPLR comes from the coding sequence GTGACGCGAGATCAAATCCCTGTACCCCTGTTGATGCTGGTGGGTGTTCCCGGCAGCGGTAAATCAACCTGGGCCAGGGATTTTGTTTTGGCCAATCCCCGCTACTGCATTGTCTCTACCGATGCGATTCGCGCCCAGCTCTACGGCGACGCAGCGATTCAGGGCGACTGGCTGCGGATCTGGCAGCAGGTGATCGCCCAGTGGCAGCAGGCGATCGCAGCCATTCACCAAGGCTCGCTAGCGGGCGTGATCTACGACGCCACCAATGCGCGACGGCGGCATCGGCGCGAGGCGATCGCCGCCGCCCGCCAGACCGGCTTTACCGCCATTACCCTGGTCTGGTTTGACGTGCCCTTGAGCCTGGCGCTGGAGCGCAACCGGGGGCGAGGGGCAGAGGTCGGCCCTGGGGGGCGATCGCAGCCCGTCCCCGCCGACATCATTGCCGCCATGCACCGCCAGCTTCAGGGAGCACCGCCCTCCGTGCAGGAGGGGGTAGATCGGGTGCTGATTTTGGGGGCGGATCGGTATCCTGGCTTACCATCTCAATCCGCTGACCCGCTACGCTGA
- the ftsH gene encoding ATP-dependent zinc metalloprotease FtsH, which produces MTLRFPGKQAALRPRTGATATGVMTIGWFLLQSLMPLPPALAQAESEGLSYGQFLEKIEQGQVEQVALDETRGIAYVTLEGAAEDAPPEQVALFAGERNAELIRRLRANDVDVEIRDGSRNGALAWLATNSLLALILIFGLLMLLRRSAAGAGNAMSFGKSKARFQMEAKTGVVFDDVAGIEEAKEELQEVVTFLKSPEKFTAIGARIPKGVLLIGQPGTGKTLLAKAIAGEAAVPFFSISGSEFVEMFVGVGASRVRDLFRKAKENAPCIVFIDEIDAVGRQRGAGIGGGNDEREQTLNQLLTEMDGFEGNSGIIVIAATNRVDVLDLALLRPGRFDRQVVVDLPTYKGRLSILEVHARNKKIEPDVSLSAVARRTPGFSGAELANLLNEAAILTARRRKESMGMTEIEDAIDRITIGLSLTPLLDSSRKRMTAYHEVGHALLTTLLTHSDELNKVTIIPRSGGIEGFTQSLPNEDIIDSGLYTRNWLIDRITVALGGFAAEAEVFGDDETTTGASGDIQQVSNLARQMVTLYGMSELGPVALESMDNQVFLGRNLMPRNEVSEEMASKIDAQVRGIALTCLDRARSLLREHRVLMDHLVDVLLERETVDGEEFRQIVSEYTQIPEKFLVKAG; this is translated from the coding sequence ATGACCCTCCGTTTCCCTGGTAAGCAAGCCGCCCTTCGCCCCCGCACTGGCGCAACCGCCACGGGTGTAATGACCATCGGCTGGTTTTTACTGCAAAGCCTGATGCCGCTGCCGCCAGCCCTGGCTCAGGCCGAGTCGGAGGGGCTTTCCTACGGTCAGTTTTTAGAAAAAATTGAGCAGGGCCAGGTTGAGCAGGTCGCGTTAGACGAAACCCGAGGCATTGCCTACGTCACGCTGGAGGGGGCCGCCGAAGACGCGCCCCCAGAGCAGGTGGCGCTGTTTGCCGGAGAGCGCAACGCCGAGCTAATTCGCCGCCTGCGGGCCAACGATGTCGATGTAGAAATTCGCGACGGGTCGCGCAATGGGGCCCTGGCCTGGCTGGCCACCAACTCGCTGCTGGCGCTGATTCTAATTTTTGGTTTGCTCATGCTGCTGCGGCGATCGGCGGCGGGGGCGGGCAACGCCATGAGCTTTGGCAAGTCTAAGGCCCGCTTTCAGATGGAGGCTAAAACCGGCGTCGTATTTGACGACGTAGCCGGTATCGAAGAGGCCAAGGAAGAGCTGCAAGAGGTGGTCACCTTCCTCAAGAGCCCGGAAAAATTTACCGCCATTGGGGCGCGCATTCCTAAGGGAGTACTGCTGATCGGTCAGCCCGGTACGGGTAAGACGCTGCTGGCCAAGGCGATCGCCGGAGAGGCCGCCGTTCCCTTCTTCAGCATCTCCGGTTCTGAATTTGTCGAAATGTTTGTGGGCGTGGGTGCATCGCGGGTGCGTGACCTGTTCCGCAAGGCCAAAGAAAATGCCCCCTGCATTGTATTTATCGACGAGATTGACGCTGTGGGTCGCCAGCGGGGTGCGGGCATTGGCGGTGGCAACGACGAGCGCGAACAGACCCTCAACCAATTGCTCACCGAGATGGATGGCTTTGAGGGCAACAGCGGCATCATTGTGATTGCCGCCACCAACCGGGTGGATGTACTCGATTTGGCGCTGCTGCGTCCGGGCCGCTTTGACCGCCAGGTGGTGGTTGACCTGCCCACCTATAAGGGGCGGCTGTCGATTTTAGAAGTGCACGCCCGCAACAAAAAAATTGAGCCGGATGTTTCTCTATCGGCGGTGGCGCGACGCACCCCTGGGTTCTCGGGAGCCGAGCTGGCCAACCTGCTCAACGAGGCGGCAATTCTCACCGCCCGCCGCCGCAAAGAGTCGATGGGCATGACCGAGATTGAAGATGCGATCGATCGCATCACCATTGGCCTCAGCCTCACCCCTCTGCTCGACAGCAGCCGCAAGCGCATGACCGCCTACCACGAGGTGGGCCACGCTCTGCTGACTACCCTGCTCACCCACTCCGACGAGCTGAACAAGGTGACGATTATTCCGCGATCGGGCGGCATTGAGGGCTTCACCCAGTCGCTGCCCAACGAAGACATCATCGACAGCGGCCTCTACACCCGCAACTGGCTGATCGATCGCATCACCGTGGCTCTGGGGGGCTTTGCCGCCGAGGCCGAGGTGTTTGGCGACGATGAAACCACCACCGGAGCCAGCGGCGACATTCAGCAGGTGAGCAACCTGGCCCGCCAGATGGTGACTCTCTACGGCATGTCTGAGCTTGGCCCTGTGGCCTTAGAGAGCATGGACAACCAGGTGTTTTTGGGCCGCAACCTGATGCCCCGCAACGAGGTGTCGGAGGAAATGGCCAGCAAGATCGACGCCCAGGTGCGCGGCATTGCCCTCACCTGCCTCGATCGCGCCCGCAGCCTGCTGCGCGAGCACCGCGTGCTGATGGATCACCTGGTGGATGTGCTGCTGGAGCGCGAAACCGTAGACGGCGAAGAATTTCGCCAGATCGTCAGCGAGTACACCCAAATTCCTGAGAAGTTTTTGGTGAAGGCGGGCTAG
- a CDS encoding MSMEG_0570 family nitrogen starvation response protein — protein sequence MPQIHFQIQWPDGSQDTCYSPSLVVKDYFAPATRYPLADFVERSRTALTIASDRVQAKYGMPCSLALGQLRQIEATASRYDHLPAPTVTVLQFLE from the coding sequence ATGCCCCAAATTCACTTCCAAATCCAGTGGCCTGACGGCAGCCAAGACACCTGCTACTCCCCCTCGCTGGTGGTGAAAGACTACTTTGCCCCCGCCACCCGCTACCCGCTGGCGGATTTCGTCGAGCGATCGCGCACTGCCCTGACCATTGCCAGCGATCGAGTACAGGCAAAGTACGGCATGCCCTGTAGTCTCGCCCTGGGCCAGCTGCGCCAGATCGAGGCCACCGCCAGCCGCTACGATCACCTACCTGCCCCCACGGTGACGGTGCTCCAATTCTTGGAATAG